The genomic interval CTGCCACAGGAACGCCAACCACTCGAACCCGGTGCGCTGGTAGGGCCGGAGCTGCGCGTGAAGGCCGGCCGGCAACGGCGTCGACGGAATCCGATCGAGGTCGCGGAGGGCATCGGCGGTGGCCCGCCAGCTCACGGCAGACTCGGACTCGTCCGCGACATCCTCGAAATCGGCCCAGAGCCCCGTCTGGTAGCGACTGATCCGAGGACCGGTCTCCCACTCGGCAAGGTCGCCGGCCTCTTCGATCAGATCGCGAAGCCGCTGCAGCGAGGGGTGTGCGAGCGAGAAGTAGCGCCCGTCACTGAGCAGCAGCTTGCGGCGCCCCCGAGACAGGGCGGCGAACAGTGGTGCGAAGGGGATCGTGCGCCCGTCGATCGTCACGATGACGCCGAGATCGAACCAGTCCGGATCCGTGCTCTCGACGGTCGACACCGTCACGTGCGGGTCGCCGGTCAGTTCGCGATAGCGCGGCCGCTCCCCCTCGATCTCCACGATGACGTCTGTGATCGCCTCCAGGGCCGGCAGCACACGTGTGGCGAATTCCGCTGCATCGATCCCTGAGAGGCGCCCGGCGGATGCGAACGGCACGGCGCGGACCTCCTGCCAGGCGGCTGCGACGCGCAGCCGGATGGTCTCTTCGGCACCCGCGTCGCGGTCGTCCGACATCGGCGCCTGATAGGGCACCGTCACACGGTCGCCGTAGCGCCACGCGAGCGCGAAATCGAGGTGGTGCGCGGGCGAGAACCGCACAGTCACCACGAGAGTGGGGCTTTCGGGGGCCGGCAGGTCGACCCCGGGCGCTTCGACCGTGACGTGACGGAGGAGTCGCGGCAGGTGCTGGGTCAGGAACTCCTCGGTGTCGTCGGCGGGCACGGTGACAGGGGTGCGCGCCGTGACGAGCGCATGCACCGGAGCCGAGAGAGGGAGCGGGGCAAGCGTGAGTTCGATGCGGTCGCCCGGCGCGAGGAATCGGTAGATTCCGACGTGGCCGATCGGACGCACCTGGTCGGTCTCGGCCGGCTCATCGTCGATCGAGAGGCGGGCGGCGAGCTCGAGTCCTGCTCTCCCCTGCTCGGCACGGACGATGACCGATGCGCTGTGCGCGACGCTCACGGTCGTGTGCTTCTTCGTCGGCACCACGACGATGCCGTGCTCGTCGGCCGTGGCCAGCTGCGGCCAAAGGAGATGGGACTCGATGTCGTCGAGGGTCACCCACTCCGAAACGTCGGAGAAGGACCCGAACAGGCGCATGTCGCGGGCGATGCTGTACAGCTCGGTGAACCACCGCGCTTGGGCCGGCTCGTAGCCGCTGCCTGGGCGTCGCAGCACCTCCCACGAGACGGCGCCCTTGATCCACGAGTCGCTGCGCGCGCTGCGCTCGAGCGGGCGCAGTCCGACCAGGACGTCGGCGCCGAATTGATGGAGCCCCCGTGCCGAGGCGCTCTCCACTCGAACCGGCGCCCAGCGCGACGAGCTGCGGCGCACCCGCTGCCGCAGCTCGATCCCGAGGGCGAGGGCGGTCGGCGCCGTCGTCGCGTGGGTCGACTGCGGGGCGAGCAGGGCGCGCCACTGCGCCGGAGCGGCCGGCGTGGCAGGGCTGCTGTCGGCGAGCTGATTCGCCGCGAGAAGTGTCGCCACCGTGTGCTTGCAGTTCTGTCCCAGCGGACAGGTGCAGAAGGTCGACACGATGAGCTGCTCGGGACGCTGCGGGTCGATTCGGATGCGACACCGGTAATGGCTCGAACCGCTCCCGTCGACGATCGACTCGAGCACCGACGAGTCCGGGTCCCACGCGACCGTTCGCACCGCGTCGCCATGGAAGTAGGCGAGCCCGCGTTCGTAGCCGCCGCCATCCGTCTGCCGGCGGATCTGCGCGGCGTCGACGAACGGCGGACGCATGTCGACCATCCTCGCAAAGTCCGCAGGGTCCGGGCGCGGGGTTGTCAGGACGAACGCGCGACCTTGGCGAGCACGCCGTGGACGAACGAACCGGAGTCGTCGGTCGAGAACTCCTTGGCGAGTTCGACCGCCTCGTCGATCGCGACGCCGGACGGCACCTCATCGTTGTAGAGCAGCTCCCACACACCGATGCGCAGCAGCGCCCGGTCGACGGCGGGCATGCGCGCGAGCGACCAGTCCTTTGCGTAGGTCGTGATCTGCTCGTCGATCTCGTCCTGGTTGTCGATCACGCCGTCGACGATGTCGCGGGCGTAGAGCCAGGATGCCTCGCGCGACGGCTCGTTGGCGGCCCGCTTGGCTTCGGCGGCAAGAACCGTCGAGACCTCGTCGCCTCGGACGTCGGCTTGGAACAGGATGTCGAGGGCGCGCTTGCGCGCCTTGGTGCGAGCACTCATCGCGAGAGCACTGCCCCGTTCAGTTCACGCGACCGAGATAGTCGCCCGTCCGCGTGTCGACCTTGACCTTGGTGCCGGTCTCGAGGAACAGCGGCACCTGGATCTCGTAGCCGGTCTCGACCGTCGCGGACTTCGTGCCCGCCGACGAGCGGTCGCCCTGCAGGCCGGGCTCGGTGTACGTGATCTCGAGGACGACGGATGCCGGAAGCTCGACGTACAGCGGGTTGCCGTTGTTGAGCGCGATCTGCACCTGCTGGTTCTCGAGCATGAAGTTCGAGGCGTCGCCGACGACGGTTGCCGGCACCGTCAGCTGGTCGTAGTCCGCGACATCCATGAACACGAAGCCGTCGCCGTCGTTGTACAGGTAGGTGAAATCGCGACGGTCGACGTTCTCGATCTCGATCTTGGCGCCGGCGTTGT from Microbacterium pumilum carries:
- the efp gene encoding elongation factor P, coding for MASTADIRNGVVLSIDGQLWNVIEFQHVKPGKGGAFVRTKLKNVVSGKVVDRTYNAGAKIEIENVDRRDFTYLYNDGDGFVFMDVADYDQLTVPATVVGDASNFMLENQQVQIALNNGNPLYVELPASVVLEITYTEPGLQGDRSSAGTKSATVETGYEIQVPLFLETGTKVKVDTRTGDYLGRVN
- a CDS encoding SNF2-related protein codes for the protein MRPPFVDAAQIRRQTDGGGYERGLAYFHGDAVRTVAWDPDSSVLESIVDGSGSSHYRCRIRIDPQRPEQLIVSTFCTCPLGQNCKHTVATLLAANQLADSSPATPAAPAQWRALLAPQSTHATTAPTALALGIELRQRVRRSSSRWAPVRVESASARGLHQFGADVLVGLRPLERSARSDSWIKGAVSWEVLRRPGSGYEPAQARWFTELYSIARDMRLFGSFSDVSEWVTLDDIESHLLWPQLATADEHGIVVVPTKKHTTVSVAHSASVIVRAEQGRAGLELAARLSIDDEPAETDQVRPIGHVGIYRFLAPGDRIELTLAPLPLSAPVHALVTARTPVTVPADDTEEFLTQHLPRLLRHVTVEAPGVDLPAPESPTLVVTVRFSPAHHLDFALAWRYGDRVTVPYQAPMSDDRDAGAEETIRLRVAAAWQEVRAVPFASAGRLSGIDAAEFATRVLPALEAITDVIVEIEGERPRYRELTGDPHVTVSTVESTDPDWFDLGVIVTIDGRTIPFAPLFAALSRGRRKLLLSDGRYFSLAHPSLQRLRDLIEEAGDLAEWETGPRISRYQTGLWADFEDVADESESAVSWRATADALRDLDRIPSTPLPAGLHAQLRPYQRTGFEWLAFLWQNRLGGVLADDMGLGKTIQMLALIAHTREAGERRPFLVVAPTSVLSTWRTEAARFTPDLDVAIVDATRAKRGLAVADAVGTADLVITSYTLLRLDEPEFAGVEWAGLVLDEAQFVKNAQTKAHRVARGLRADVTFAITGTPLENSLTELWALLSLAAPGLFPSARRFRDEYVGPIEQGKVPDDHEDGDHRALRLARLRRRIRPLVLRRTKELVAADLPPKQEQEVRIELGAAHRALYDAVLQRERQKVLGLLDDLDRNRFIVFRSLTLLRMLSLAPELIDPAHAHIAPSKLTALFEQLDEILAEGHRTLVFSQFTSFLGLVAARLAERGIPYAYLDGSTRDRDAAISSFRDGEAPVFLISLKAGGFGLTLTEADYVFLLDPWWNPAAEAQAVDRAHRIGQTRPVNVYRLIAGGTIEEKVMALQRRKARLFRAVMDDDALFSQALTADDIRGLFDT
- the nusB gene encoding transcription antitermination factor NusB → MSARTKARKRALDILFQADVRGDEVSTVLAAEAKRAANEPSREASWLYARDIVDGVIDNQDEIDEQITTYAKDWSLARMPAVDRALLRIGVWELLYNDEVPSGVAIDEAVELAKEFSTDDSGSFVHGVLAKVARSS